A stretch of DNA from Deltaproteobacteria bacterium:
CTTTCATAGAGTAGCGAGGGGGTTATTACAGTCCTAATGACACTTCTTCCTGTGGTGTTAGCCGATAGTTGTGCGCTTGCTTTACCGAGTGCGCGAGATCGACTAAGGTGCCAACGTCGAGGATGAGTCCGATATTGCCATCTGGCATTATGGCGCAACCAGCTAGACCTTTAGCCCCGGAAAACATTTCGCCCAGTGATTTAATCACCGTCGAATAGGTTCCTATAACCTCGTCGAGCATTAGTGCAACCTCCTTGCCCGCCATGCTGACTATGGCTAAAATCCCATTTAGCGCGTTGCGATTGGCACCCTTTACCTGATAGAGTTCCGATAGCCTCAATATTGGTATAAACTTGCCACGGAATTGCAGTGTTTCGTCGCTGTTAAATGGTCGCACTATCATTTCGCTAGTTGGTTTTAGGAACTCGACTAATGAAACTGTTGGAATGATAAACTTCTCGCGTCCAACTCTCGTTTCTATGCCGTCGACAATTGCGAGGGTGAGCGGCAATTGTATGGTGAAAGTTGAGCCAACGCCTAGCGTCGATTCTACTTCAACTCTTCCTCTTAAACTTTCGATGTTTCGCTTTACGACATCCATCCCTACGCCTCTGCCAGAAACATCCGTTATCTTCTCGGCCGTCGAAAAGCCTGGGGCAAATATCAACTGATAAATATCTGCTATGGACAGGTTATCGTTGGGCGATACTATGCCCTTTTCAATGGCCTTGTTGAGGAGCACCTTGGGATCTAACCCCTTCCCATCGTCCCTTATTTGAATGTGGATGTTGCCGCCAAGGTGAAATGCCGATATTTTGACCACACCTTTGCGCGGCTTGCCTTTGCTTTCCCTTACGTCTGGCGGTTCGACGCCATGGTCGACTGAATTTCGCACCATGTGCATAAGTGGGTCGGCAAGTTTGTCGATAATGGCGCGGTCGAGCTCGGTATCTTCGCCCTCCATTTCAAATGACACTTCTTTGCCGATTTTTTTGCTGGTATCCCAGACCAGGCGAGACATTTTCTGCAGTGTGCCTTTAATTGGGATGAGGCGCATTGACATGCCGATGCTTTGGAGCTCTCTTGAGATGAGCTCAAACTGATGAGCGTTCTTCGTTACCGCCTCGTTACTGCCGAGAAGATCTCGACTTTGTCTAATGAGCATGGAGGAGGAGATCATCATTTCTCCTATGTACTCTATTAGCTTGTCTAAACGAGTGGTATCGACCTTCACGAAGGTCTTAATGTCCACCTTGCCGCCTTTTTTCGAAGCGGAATCCTCGGTCGACATCTGGTCAAAGCCTTGGGCAGCATCGTCCTCGAGAGGCTCAAAGCTCGATGCTTGTTTGGGTGGATGGGCGCCGTTGGTCGTGCTTGGCTGAACGACGGTCGGTGCTGCAGACTGGGCAGCGTGTTGTTCGCCCTCTTTGGTAAATCTCGTGATCTCCTTTAAATACTTCGCTGCTCTTTCGGCTCGTACTAGTACGCCGTCTCGGGCCATTGCTTGTCTGGCTTCCGAAAAGAGCTGCTTTTGTAGATCGATGTATGCGAGCATTACGTTTCGAAGAGCCCGGTCTAGAGTGAGTTCACCTTGCCTAACTCGATCGAGCACTGTCTCCGTAACATGTGAGGTTTCAGTTATGTCCTGTAGGTTAAAGAAAGCCGCGCCTCCCTTTACCGAATGGATTGAGCGAAATATTGTGTCTACGCTATCGGCATCGATGGAATCAGATTCCTCGAGAAGGACTTCTTCGACTGTGTTGAAGTGATCGTCTGCCTCTTGTGTAAATTCGGCAAGTATTTCTTGGTCGCCTTCGATGCGATACGTTACGGGGTTGTTCTGTGACGAGCACTCCATGCTGTCGCTAGATGGCTTGTCTTCGGAGCAAGAGGAGGTCGCTTTAGTCGGTGTGGCGCAGGACGACAAGAGTCGGTCAATGAAGGTGTCGGATGTTTCTACGGGGGCGACGGATTGCGACCAGGCCCTAAGGCAGGATAGCACCCATGACTTGTAGCTCAATATTTGTTCGACAATGTCTTGTACATTGTGGGATGAAAGAATGTCTTCAAGTATGTGAGTGGCTCTCGAGATGCCAATGAGCCCCACGGTTCCAGAATCGCCTTTTAGAGTGTGCAGGTATCGTCGGACGGAGGAATTGAAATCGCTGCTGTCGCTCGCGGCCTTGGGTTTATATGCATTGGCGAGCAGGTCGGCTTCAAATTCGTCTAAACTTTGATCGTACTGGGCTATGAAGTCTAGAAGTAGATCCTCATCGTAATCTTTTGCGAGATCGTCGCCCCAAGCAATGTGCTTATCGGTACTTGTATTGTGCTCGTTGGGGAACACCGCGGACGATGGATCTATGATGTAATCTTGAGCTGCTGTTACAAAAGCCTTGGCTTGGTCGAAGAGTGCCTTCGCATCATGGGACTTGGATGCGGTAAGGAAGGCCAAGCAGGCAGCATATAGTCGCTGCTGAGAATTATGGTGCTGTGTGAGGTGTTGTAGTGATTGGCAGCTTGCAATTATTGGCTCTAAGGAGCTCGGGTCGTCTTCGTCCAGGAGAACGGTGGTTAGAGATAGCTCGTCTATCAGTTCCTTAAGTTTGGAAAAGTTTTTTGCGTCCATTGTGTATCGTCGCCGTGTGTGAACTAGTGGTTACAAGTCAGTGTCTTCTTTCTAAGATTATATGTGTGTATCGATCTGTTTAAAATATTTCTAAACTGTGAAGTTTAGCTTGCTATTAGTTTTGTCACTGCTAGCGTAATAGTGGGGCCGCGATGGCGCGTATGGGAAACATTGTGCGAAACGTTTTTCGGGACAGAGCATCTTTACTATGTGTATTTCACGGACGGCGCTCACGGCTAGTATCGCTGTTTTTGCGAAGTATTTAGCGCGATCTTAAGGTTAGTTTGCAGGTAGTTGCCTTTTGTGTGGCGAAAAAGCTATGGCAAAACAGTGACTTAGGGCCCTAGGGGCATAATAGCTAAGGTTAGTCTCAAGTTGTTTTCGAATAATAACGATTATTCCCCATGGGGCGCGGAGTGAGCGGTTCGGTAGAGTTTGTTAGTCATGCTAGAAAAAGAAAATGCGAAACAGAAAGGGTTTTTTCCGATGAGTCAAGAGATTAGCGCAATTGAGAGATCTAGTTCAACTGGTTTTCGGCGGGATGTGGCAGGAAAGTATTTGACTTTTCTTTTGGGTGGCGAAGTGTATGGACTGGAGATTCTTAAGGTTCAAGAAATTATTGGGATAATCGATATTACGCGCGTTCCGCGTATGCCGGATTATATGTTGGGCGTTATCAACTTGAGGGGCAAGGTTCTTCCGGTACTGGATCTGCGACTCAAGTTTAGTATGGAGCAACAGGAGGCTACAGATCGCACTTGCATTATTGTGGCGCAAGTGTCGCTCGGCCGTGACACAGTCACTATGGGTATTGTTGTTGACGAGGTGTCAGAGGTGCTCGATATTTCTCACGAGCAGATCGAGCCACCGCCATCTATTGGCACTTCTATCAGCATGGAGTTCATTTTGGGGATGGGTAAGGTGTCTGAGAATGTTGTAATGATGCTCGATATCGACAAGGTGTTCTCGAAAGACGAAGTGGCCGCAGTGGCGAGCGTTCATTAGGCTTGCCTACAAAAGAGTTCGTGGCTATATTTGTTAAGATGTATGGAGCTATTTGTTAGCTTCCATACATCTTTGTTGTTTGTACAGTCCCCTGATATTTTTGGCAGTGTCTTAGTCATTCTTGCATTCCTGAAAAAAAATTAATAATAGGTAATACTTGTCGAGAAGCGGTCTACTATTTGCCTGTTATTGAGGAGTTGCCTTCGAGAAGTGCGCATTATTGCTGGAAAATTTAAGGGGATGTCAATTGCTTCCTCGCTTAGCACTAGAGCAGTGAGACCTACTAGTGGTCGCGCGCGCGAGGCTATATTCTCGACTGTTGAGGCCATGGGTGCACTTTCCGGAGCTGTGGTGGTAGATCTCTACGCTGGAACTGCTTCTTTGGGCATAGAGGCCTTAAGTCGTGGCGCAGTTTTTGCTGTGTTTGTCGAGAAGGAGCCAGCGTTGGCGCGAGACATAAGAAGGGAAATGCAGCGCCTTGGCGTTGGTTCTAGTACTGCAGTAATTTGTTCGACGGTGGAGCTTTGCTGGAGTGCTTTAGAGAAGGCAGTCGCGCGCATTTCCAGAATGGGCGAAGATAGGCGAATGTTAATCTTTGCCGACCCGCCGTGGAGCGAACACCCAGAAGCTAGCTTGCTAGTATCAATTGCTAATTCGGATGTAGTTAGCGCTCAATCAGTGGTCGTTATTGTAAGTAGTTCAAAGCAGATGCGACAAATTGAGGATGCGTCTATGACGTTAGCACTTGTAAAGAGCGCTAAGTACGGGGACACCGCTGTGCGCTACTTCGAGCGACGTTCTTGACTATTCTTATCGAGTAACCGCGAAATACTGCGGAACTGTTTTCACAAATTCACTATTGTCAGGTCGAAATGCAGGCGAGCACTTTGCATAGGCTTCCGCCTTGTATTGCATTTGTGTTAGAAGTTTATAGCATTTAGAAAAAGGATTTTTGTAAATGGTATAAACAGCAAGTGCGTAAGCACTTGCCAATAAACAACAAATACCGTTTCCAAAAAGTAAAATATTTAACTTACTTTTTGGAAACGGTATATCGGTATGATAGTTTGGTGATGTTGGCTAAGGGCGAGTAGAAAATTGGTATCGAGGTTATCATTGGCGGTGAGTTCAGGAGTTTCTGGTAGTTCTGCTGTCTATGCTGGCACGTTCGATCCAATGACTAATGGTCATTTGGATATAGTTGTTCGTGCGAATGACATGTTCAGTGGGTTGCATGTGGCTATTGTGCGCGAGCCACCAAAAATTGCTCTTTTCTCTGCGGCTGAACGCGAAAGCTTAGTGCGCGAGGCGGTTAGTGGCATTAATGGAAATATAGTAGTAGAAAGTTTTGATGGTCTGTTAGTTGACTATGTTCGGAGAGTTGGTGCAAGAATTATTATTCGTGGTCTTCGTGCGGTGTCGGACTACGAGTACGAGGCGCAGATGGCAATGATTAATCGCCAACTGGCCGATGATATTGAGACGATATTTTTAATGACCTCCGACTATTGCTCTTTTATTAGCTCTAGCGTCGTCAGGGAGATCGCTCGTTACAAGGGGGACGTTTCGAGTTTGGTTCCGGCAAATATCGCAAGGCGAATGCAGTCTTTGTAGTTTATCTGATGGGTTGCCGCTACTGAGTTGCTTTTAATTTTTATTGGGGTGATTACAAATGGTGCAGTTAAGCAATACTATTTCAAATATCAAACCATCGGAAACGCTTTCGCTAGCAGCGAGGGTTGCGGAGCTCCGCGCTGAGGGCAAAGAAGTGTTGGGTTTTACGGTTGGCGAACCGGACTTCGATACTCCCGACAGGATTAAAGAAGCGGCCGTATCAGCTCTAAAGAGTGGACGGACCCGCTATACGCCGGTTGCGGGCATTTTGCCTTTGAGAGAAGCTATATGTAGTAAGGTAAAGCGAGACCAGGGCCTTGAATACAAGCCCTCGGAAGTAATTGTCACCAATGGTGGCAAACATGCTCTAGCGGCGGCATTTGCAGTGTTGCTCAATCCGGGCGATGAGGTAGTTTTGGCTGCTCCTTACTGGACTAGCTACCCCGATATGGTTCGGATTGCGGGAGGTGAGCCAGTTATAATTAATACCGATAAAGAGAGCGGTTATCTAATCCAGCCAGAGGCATTGCGTAAAGCATGTAACGCTCGAACAAAAGCTATTATAATTAATAGTCCCTCGAATCCAACTGGGGCTGCTTATGATGGAAATGAGTTAAGGGCTCTGGCAGATGTGATACGTTCGCTAGGCAATTCTAAGAATATTGCCGTTATTAGCGATGAGGTATACGAATATATTACTTTTGATGGTTTTGAGCACGTATCCTTTGGGCAATGCGCGCCGGATCTGCGTTCTCAAACGCTGATTGTCAATGCTCTGAGTAAGAGCTATGCCATGACCGGCTGGCGTGTAGGCTATGCCGTTGGGCCCGAGGCTATAATAAAAGCAATGCAGGTGCATCAGAGCCAGTTTACAAGTAATGTTTGTTCCATCGCTCAGTATGCTGCTATCGATGGGCTGGAAATGGGACTAGAGTTTCCACGCGAGATCATGTGCAAGGCCTTCCAGCGTCGCTTGGACATACTGTGGCGCGCTATGCAGAAAATTCCCAGTCTCGAGCTTCCTTTGAGGCCTCGTGGAGCTTTCTATGCGTTTATTCGCATAGAAGGTGTGCTGGGGAAGAAGGCAGGAGACGAGATTATCAACTCGTCTGCAGATTTTTGTAAATATTTGATGGACAAGTATGCCGTAATAGTGGTACCAGGAGAGGCTTTTGGTGATTCTGGAGCTTTTAGGCTAAGTTTTGCAGTGGACGATGAAACTCTGGTTAAGGGGTTGGACAGGATTGCTCAAGCAGTTTCATCGTTAAGGTCTTGACTTTTTTTTAGATGTAGCGATTGTGCTCTTGTAATGTATGGAGCAAAGTTGCGGGCGTAGTTCAGCGGCTAGAATGCTGCCTTGCCAAGGCAGAGGTCGTGGGTTCGAATCCCATCGCCCGCTCCATTTTTTTGGACCAATGTGCTCCAAATCTCCCTAGGCTATTAATCGTTAATTGACTAGCCCAATGTTGGCTAGTATGTTGGGACTGTTTTTTTCTGTAGTGCCCATGTAGCTCAGTGGTAGAGCACCACCTTGGTAAGGTGGGGGTCACGGGTTCAAATCCCGTCGTGGGCTCCAAGGAGAATTTGTATCGCGCATGGCGCTTGTTTACATAGAGCTTTAGCCGTGTTATAGCGGATGCCAAAAATGCCTCGAGATATTGAGGATTTTTGGCATTCGCTTTTCGCGTCGGCCTTTAAGGGTGTGTAAAACGCATGCACTTAAGTTAGCTGGGCTTTGGGCCTGTTATTTGTGTGTCTAAGTAAAGGGAAACTGTCAGATGTCGAAGGAGAAATTTGAGAGGAATAAGCCGCATGTTAACGTTGGGACTATTGGGCATGTGGATCATGGCAAGACTACGTTGACGGCAGCGATAACGAAGGTGTCGGCGGAGAGTGGGA
This window harbors:
- a CDS encoding Hpt domain-containing protein, with product MDAKNFSKLKELIDELSLTTVLLDEDDPSSLEPIIASCQSLQHLTQHHNSQQRLYAACLAFLTASKSHDAKALFDQAKAFVTAAQDYIIDPSSAVFPNEHNTSTDKHIAWGDDLAKDYDEDLLLDFIAQYDQSLDEFEADLLANAYKPKAASDSSDFNSSVRRYLHTLKGDSGTVGLIGISRATHILEDILSSHNVQDIVEQILSYKSWVLSCLRAWSQSVAPVETSDTFIDRLLSSCATPTKATSSCSEDKPSSDSMECSSQNNPVTYRIEGDQEILAEFTQEADDHFNTVEEVLLEESDSIDADSVDTIFRSIHSVKGGAAFFNLQDITETSHVTETVLDRVRQGELTLDRALRNVMLAYIDLQKQLFSEARQAMARDGVLVRAERAAKYLKEITRFTKEGEQHAAQSAAPTVVQPSTTNGAHPPKQASSFEPLEDDAAQGFDQMSTEDSASKKGGKVDIKTFVKVDTTRLDKLIEYIGEMMISSSMLIRQSRDLLGSNEAVTKNAHQFELISRELQSIGMSMRLIPIKGTLQKMSRLVWDTSKKIGKEVSFEMEGEDTELDRAIIDKLADPLMHMVRNSVDHGVEPPDVRESKGKPRKGVVKISAFHLGGNIHIQIRDDGKGLDPKVLLNKAIEKGIVSPNDNLSIADIYQLIFAPGFSTAEKITDVSGRGVGMDVVKRNIESLRGRVEVESTLGVGSTFTIQLPLTLAIVDGIETRVGREKFIIPTVSLVEFLKPTSEMIVRPFNSDETLQFRGKFIPILRLSELYQVKGANRNALNGILAIVSMAGKEVALMLDEVIGTYSTVIKSLGEMFSGAKGLAGCAIMPDGNIGLILDVGTLVDLAHSVKQAHNYRLTPQEEVSLGL
- a CDS encoding purine-binding chemotaxis protein CheW, with the translated sequence MSQEISAIERSSSTGFRRDVAGKYLTFLLGGEVYGLEILKVQEIIGIIDITRVPRMPDYMLGVINLRGKVLPVLDLRLKFSMEQQEATDRTCIIVAQVSLGRDTVTMGIVVDEVSEVLDISHEQIEPPPSIGTSISMEFILGMGKVSENVVMMLDIDKVFSKDEVAAVASVH
- a CDS encoding RsmD family RNA methyltransferase — protein: MRIIAGKFKGMSIASSLSTRAVRPTSGRAREAIFSTVEAMGALSGAVVVDLYAGTASLGIEALSRGAVFAVFVEKEPALARDIRREMQRLGVGSSTAVICSTVELCWSALEKAVARISRMGEDRRMLIFADPPWSEHPEASLLVSIANSDVVSAQSVVVIVSSSKQMRQIEDASMTLALVKSAKYGDTAVRYFERRS
- the coaD gene encoding pantetheine-phosphate adenylyltransferase, which encodes MTNGHLDIVVRANDMFSGLHVAIVREPPKIALFSAAERESLVREAVSGINGNIVVESFDGLLVDYVRRVGARIIIRGLRAVSDYEYEAQMAMINRQLADDIETIFLMTSDYCSFISSSVVREIARYKGDVSSLVPANIARRMQSL
- a CDS encoding pyridoxal phosphate-dependent aminotransferase, whose amino-acid sequence is MVQLSNTISNIKPSETLSLAARVAELRAEGKEVLGFTVGEPDFDTPDRIKEAAVSALKSGRTRYTPVAGILPLREAICSKVKRDQGLEYKPSEVIVTNGGKHALAAAFAVLLNPGDEVVLAAPYWTSYPDMVRIAGGEPVIINTDKESGYLIQPEALRKACNARTKAIIINSPSNPTGAAYDGNELRALADVIRSLGNSKNIAVISDEVYEYITFDGFEHVSFGQCAPDLRSQTLIVNALSKSYAMTGWRVGYAVGPEAIIKAMQVHQSQFTSNVCSIAQYAAIDGLEMGLEFPREIMCKAFQRRLDILWRAMQKIPSLELPLRPRGAFYAFIRIEGVLGKKAGDEIINSSADFCKYLMDKYAVIVVPGEAFGDSGAFRLSFAVDDETLVKGLDRIAQAVSSLRS
- the tuf gene encoding elongation factor Tu (EF-Tu; promotes GTP-dependent binding of aminoacyl-tRNA to the A-site of ribosomes during protein biosynthesis; when the tRNA anticodon matches the mRNA codon, GTP hydrolysis results; the inactive EF-Tu-GDP leaves the ribosome and release of GDP is promoted by elongation factor Ts; many prokaryotes have two copies of the gene encoding EF-Tu), with the translated sequence MSKEKFERNKPHVNVGTIGHVDHGKTTLTAAITKVSAESG